In Bacteroidota bacterium, a genomic segment contains:
- a CDS encoding SMEK domain-containing protein, with amino-acid sequence MNKQTEIQTISKYVMEWLSEIDSQNALNFFDINKLSEDLCKDVLNTIFDLRLENLNQKQANFPAIDLGDNTQGKVAFQITSRTDGTKIRDTLEAFVKYQHDKTFTNGLRFLILKLDRPRMKKSKYQWFDPKKHILSAKDLLHKIVNLYNTDYPKFSRIKDIFAHEYGGKLDNKQRQDPTSGEIRDAIRKYWNRGPRAWEQDPILETPGQPYCPLHLTEQRLSPLEVACDSPYAIITGDVGSGKTSLMIHVVRELLYLQQNPTHWPLPVSFAAIKDFDTNDGPPFTILRSALWPEFETLQYCWNKGSLWLYLDEIDPAEEKYRLLPAWLRRLRDENEREGRANRVWLSLRSKDFREHGGELKNWREMSICPPSIPEVWQYLRAQRSLLREKWGSLYNFWVSPSSPLPKDSLFGLNLLLNYYQSAAEGGSDIDYLRELSHGFLKQVLPSGLRRNEKIKEVDLLIIRPFARQWLNSPPETWKDWNGKIDAESFEAERREFPFPELGPVVLKDILQRDFSTVTISFPFMLNYWVVEAALTIWSGNRAQISGGVAALSENPNFWSLAILFLERLSDSRDWDLVVSKCFERFRNIRSSDQASIAIKFLWRVSAQSNANQQTWDQLIHMMKTYPELREESTREREMTLDDLALGNQEIPPALCDLLSDHLIRRHQSLRELFHSNGAEKLRSDLYGNSPRLWEEWLSIIEQYPIENAAEQAVKACFEYRNSLDTATINRILSAFSFFCLEPNQRDIIQTWMNDILEAPERLYVRDPQRTIALLYALRGWSQFASLTFIQKLCELGEDRRDNNLKEVALDLMQSTSLTEAASWLTTFYDKEVAPLVKDRILQHLIACGEISKLEDIVATGKVPLLRLRAAIALLTRYHQGGENEKELAILSRLSTIQLLKSLAKMPEVSLTHRDKVANFFLESRTRINLEEAKAVARVSAHIKVLERILTKLPTEQQRTSFRSFMDKLQHTQNAEVNTWQRTSA; translated from the coding sequence ATGAATAAGCAAACCGAAATACAAACCATATCGAAATATGTGATGGAATGGCTCAGCGAAATTGATTCGCAGAATGCCTTAAACTTTTTCGATATCAACAAACTTTCTGAAGATCTATGCAAAGATGTCTTAAATACGATCTTTGATCTGAGACTGGAAAACCTCAACCAGAAACAAGCAAATTTTCCGGCTATTGACTTGGGCGATAATACACAAGGTAAGGTTGCTTTTCAAATAACATCGAGAACTGATGGAACAAAAATAAGAGACACGCTAGAGGCTTTTGTCAAGTATCAGCATGACAAAACTTTCACCAACGGACTTCGGTTTCTTATTCTCAAACTTGATCGCCCAAGGATGAAAAAGAGCAAATACCAATGGTTCGATCCTAAAAAGCATATTCTCTCGGCCAAGGATCTATTGCACAAAATAGTCAATCTCTATAACACAGACTATCCCAAATTCTCTCGAATCAAGGACATATTTGCGCATGAATACGGAGGCAAATTAGATAATAAACAACGGCAAGATCCAACCAGTGGCGAAATTCGAGACGCAATAAGGAAGTACTGGAACCGAGGGCCGAGAGCATGGGAACAGGATCCGATCCTGGAGACTCCAGGGCAGCCTTATTGTCCTCTGCATCTCACCGAGCAGAGGCTGTCACCCTTGGAAGTGGCATGCGACAGTCCTTATGCAATTATTACTGGCGACGTCGGCAGTGGGAAAACGTCACTCATGATTCATGTAGTACGGGAACTTTTGTACCTACAGCAAAATCCGACACATTGGCCCTTGCCAGTGAGCTTTGCTGCGATCAAGGACTTTGACACGAACGATGGACCTCCATTCACGATTCTTAGATCGGCATTGTGGCCAGAGTTTGAAACTCTCCAGTATTGCTGGAATAAGGGTAGCCTGTGGTTGTATTTGGATGAGATTGATCCTGCCGAAGAAAAATACAGGCTATTGCCGGCTTGGCTAAGACGGTTGCGTGATGAAAATGAACGTGAGGGACGGGCAAATCGCGTTTGGCTCAGTCTGCGCAGCAAAGATTTTAGAGAACACGGAGGCGAACTCAAGAACTGGCGGGAAATGTCGATATGTCCCCCATCGATTCCGGAAGTGTGGCAATATTTGCGTGCTCAGCGCAGTCTCCTTAGAGAAAAGTGGGGTAGCTTGTATAATTTCTGGGTGTCGCCTTCATCTCCACTACCTAAGGATAGTTTGTTCGGTTTGAACCTGTTGCTGAACTATTACCAAAGTGCTGCTGAAGGTGGGTCCGATATTGACTACTTGCGTGAACTCAGCCATGGCTTTCTCAAACAAGTGTTGCCATCTGGTCTTCGACGTAACGAAAAGATAAAAGAAGTCGATTTGCTGATAATCAGACCCTTCGCCAGACAGTGGTTGAATTCCCCTCCGGAAACATGGAAGGATTGGAACGGAAAAATCGACGCAGAGAGCTTTGAGGCCGAACGCAGGGAATTCCCGTTCCCAGAATTGGGCCCTGTTGTCTTGAAGGACATTTTGCAAAGAGATTTCTCAACGGTCACCATTTCCTTTCCGTTCATGCTCAATTACTGGGTGGTGGAGGCAGCCTTGACCATTTGGTCTGGTAATCGTGCCCAAATATCGGGTGGGGTCGCTGCGTTGTCGGAGAATCCCAATTTCTGGTCGCTGGCAATACTCTTTTTGGAAAGGCTATCGGATAGCCGTGATTGGGATCTGGTCGTCTCAAAATGCTTCGAACGCTTCAGAAACATCCGCTCTTCAGATCAAGCCAGCATAGCGATCAAGTTCTTATGGAGAGTTTCAGCCCAATCCAACGCGAATCAGCAGACATGGGACCAACTCATCCATATGATGAAGACCTATCCTGAGTTACGGGAAGAAAGTACACGCGAACGTGAAATGACGCTTGACGATCTCGCTCTTGGGAATCAGGAGATACCGCCTGCTTTGTGCGACCTGCTTTCTGATCACTTGATACGACGTCATCAATCATTGCGTGAACTCTTTCATTCTAACGGCGCCGAAAAACTCCGTTCCGATCTCTATGGGAATTCGCCACGACTTTGGGAGGAGTGGTTAAGCATCATCGAACAATATCCGATCGAAAATGCAGCAGAGCAAGCCGTCAAGGCGTGCTTCGAATATCGAAATTCTCTTGACACGGCCACTATCAATCGAATTCTTTCCGCGTTTTCCTTCTTTTGTCTGGAACCTAATCAACGGGACATCATTCAAACTTGGATGAATGATATTCTGGAGGCGCCCGAGAGACTTTACGTGCGAGATCCGCAGAGGACAATTGCTCTACTTTATGCTTTGCGGGGCTGGAGCCAATTTGCATCACTGACCTTCATTCAAAAACTGTGCGAACTGGGGGAAGATCGTCGGGACAACAATTTGAAAGAGGTTGCACTTGACTTAATGCAATCCACGAGTCTTACTGAAGCAGCTAGTTGGCTTACGACCTTCTACGATAAGGAAGTAGCTCCACTTGTAAAGGATAGAATACTCCAGCATCTTATTGCCTGTGGTGAAATTTCGAAACTGGAAGACATTGTCGCTACTGGAAAAGTTCCTCTGCTGCGCTTACGTGCGGCTATTGCGTTGTTGACACGCTATCACCAAGGAGGGGAAAATGAGAAAGAATTAGCCATACTCAGCAGACTTTCGACCATCCAACTTTTGAAAAGCCTTGCAAAGATGCCGGAAGTTTCGCTAACGCACAGGGACAAAGTGGCAAACTTTTTCCTTGAGTCTCGTACAAGAATTAACCTTGAGGAAGCTAAAGCTGTCGCGCGAGTTTCCGCTCACATCAAGGTACTTGAGAGGATTCTGACGAAGCTGCCTACAGAGCAACAACGCACATCATTCAGATCATTCATGGATAAGTTACAACATACGCAGAATGCAGAGGTTAACACATGGCAAAGAACAAGCGCCTAG
- a CDS encoding phosphotransferase: MTAPEKNLTSLNNKIALRKLRGFQNLSSSIQAPDFQHNPIDFVPIVRRVLQLGFSEQFMRSCVRIGKIEQLGEGFKADFVGTVRTDVHTVVKLGTDELKLHKALIELVNSQYPRTFPDVLHIDVLDDVRFVLLMEQMRKFKSFSKYLYNEATEVAVLNRLVDKAISAIKNVHKTTVRIKSRIGTSVDPYTKRIDSKLRAILKADEALSSIMSEPGYVNGKKVPPLNNTLKTVKARLQADLPKLRMNLVHGDPHLGNILFRKRGHGFSCFLIDPNPLIGMSDPIYDFGKLLHWMQPVGWVARNPKSCHSRWIPPSRKSRWVLDIHLSDIPKAAELRRKRVEQYTLDKIEEQREGDWDNWEYRLRVSVASAHLGLAEIMSTRGHTQAGRFVLAHAILELGKSVSAEL, from the coding sequence TTGACCGCACCTGAAAAAAACCTCACTTCGCTCAACAACAAAATAGCCCTCAGAAAACTTCGTGGCTTCCAAAACCTGTCATCTTCAATCCAAGCCCCTGATTTTCAACACAACCCAATAGACTTTGTTCCGATAGTCAGGCGGGTGTTACAATTAGGATTCTCCGAACAATTCATGCGAAGCTGCGTGAGAATAGGAAAGATAGAGCAACTCGGCGAAGGATTCAAAGCCGACTTTGTTGGAACGGTGCGAACTGATGTGCATACGGTAGTAAAACTCGGGACTGATGAATTGAAATTGCATAAGGCTCTCATAGAGTTGGTCAACAGCCAATATCCAAGGACATTCCCCGACGTGCTGCACATTGATGTGTTAGATGATGTTCGATTTGTTTTATTGATGGAACAAATGAGAAAGTTCAAGTCATTTTCCAAGTACCTCTACAATGAAGCAACGGAGGTAGCTGTTTTGAACCGTCTAGTAGACAAGGCCATTAGCGCCATCAAGAATGTTCACAAGACCACTGTCAGAATTAAGTCCCGGATAGGCACCAGCGTTGATCCTTACACCAAACGTATTGACTCTAAACTGCGTGCAATATTAAAGGCAGACGAAGCGCTTTCTTCAATCATGTCTGAGCCTGGTTATGTGAATGGTAAGAAAGTGCCTCCACTGAACAATACACTTAAGACTGTCAAGGCACGATTACAGGCGGATCTTCCCAAACTGAGAATGAATCTTGTGCACGGGGATCCCCACTTGGGGAATATCCTGTTCCGCAAACGCGGTCATGGATTCTCATGCTTCCTGATAGATCCAAATCCTCTTATCGGAATGTCCGACCCAATCTATGATTTTGGAAAACTGTTACATTGGATGCAACCTGTCGGATGGGTCGCGCGTAATCCCAAGTCCTGCCACAGCAGATGGATCCCGCCATCCAGAAAAAGCAGGTGGGTCCTGGATATTCATCTTAGTGATATTCCCAAGGCTGCGGAGCTCAGAAGAAAAAGGGTCGAGCAGTACACATTAGACAAGATTGAAGAGCAAAGAGAAGGAGATTGGGATAACTGGGAATATCGCTTGCGCGTTTCTGTCGCGTCGGCGCATCTCGGGCTTGCCGAAATAATGTCAACGCGCGGACATACTCAAGCAGGGAGATTTGTTTTGGCACACGCCATCTTAGAGTTGGGAAAGTCAGTCAGCGCTGAACTTTGA
- a CDS encoding DUF2846 domain-containing protein has translation MRQIDTFHLGLLFAITLSSVGCSSSRGPLFKEVAGIPHGRSIAYLYRPDDGKSTEFDLKVNGAEIGILERMGYFPVVIEEGKVEITSAVRFKLFVTGIQAIGGPAKFVFKAEAGKTYYVECLADQSDGQRLSISVVPGKYGRIRIRECTLILGDVNHE, from the coding sequence TTGAGACAAATTGACACGTTCCATTTGGGGTTGCTCTTTGCCATTACCTTATCAAGTGTCGGCTGCTCTTCAAGTCGTGGACCGCTTTTCAAGGAGGTGGCCGGCATCCCACATGGTCGCAGCATTGCATATCTCTATCGTCCTGACGATGGCAAAAGCACCGAGTTCGACCTGAAGGTTAATGGTGCAGAAATCGGTATTCTGGAAAGGATGGGATACTTTCCGGTGGTCATTGAGGAAGGGAAAGTCGAAATTACTTCTGCCGTCCGTTTCAAGCTGTTTGTTACGGGGATCCAGGCTATTGGAGGACCAGCCAAGTTTGTCTTCAAGGCAGAGGCAGGTAAGACGTACTATGTGGAGTGCCTTGCAGATCAGTCAGACGGACAAAGGCTATCAATATCAGTTGTTCCAGGGAAGTATGGGCGTATCAGAATAAGAGAATGCACCCTAATACTTGGAGATGTGAATCATGAATAA
- a CDS encoding DUF3696 domain-containing protein yields MIKSLRLGNFKAFAETQTIPIRPLTLIFGANSSGKSSIIHSLLLANEATKTGKLDISHTQVGGDAVDLGGFRQYIHRTDSMRRLSLCFEMIAPESFSVFHAGSTIRFEILIGLEHKEEMVEKESTDPRTGKPVTIRVPTGNLVPVGIPRVESFSIAVDGKDIAQVSSPKNGMYKLNLIASHPLIVELIQALVLMSTTVTVTSDHDVKQVQAHLVEFMASAGVFFKGILPAQLGFAGEGPEEGPDRIIPVGRSTRTDDINAAIDLFLPGKLSDMVLSSTKELESWLSSIVYLGPLRSYPERHLAFSKELDANWQAGGGYAWDIVRRNFEVRNMVNNWLGPDRLSTPYALVVRDLIADTYLSEELDAMFDEYNDRLLERIDLSQVEMKKATKEEIEAFFREPSRGQELARKLAQTSPDQIRDLVLIDLRTDTPVSHRDVGIGISQALPVLVYAFANEKKTIAIEQPEIHLHPALQAELGDVFIESALGERKNTFILETHSEHLILRILRRIRESSEKKVPDITPNDVQVLYVQPGANGSAVIPLDITPEGDFVQKWPGGFFAERAEELF; encoded by the coding sequence ATGATCAAATCCCTCCGCCTCGGCAACTTCAAAGCGTTTGCAGAAACGCAGACCATCCCCATTCGTCCGCTCACGCTTATTTTTGGGGCGAACAGTTCGGGAAAGTCGAGTATTATCCACTCCCTGCTTCTGGCAAATGAAGCAACCAAGACTGGAAAGCTTGATATCAGCCACACGCAGGTAGGCGGTGATGCCGTCGATCTGGGAGGTTTCAGACAGTACATCCATAGAACTGATTCAATGAGGCGACTCTCACTCTGTTTTGAGATGATTGCCCCCGAATCGTTCTCCGTCTTTCACGCGGGTTCCACAATACGATTCGAGATATTGATTGGTTTGGAGCACAAGGAAGAAATGGTGGAAAAGGAATCCACGGATCCACGTACAGGAAAACCTGTAACGATCAGAGTTCCAACGGGAAACCTTGTGCCGGTCGGTATTCCGCGCGTGGAATCCTTTTCAATTGCAGTCGACGGCAAGGATATTGCGCAAGTCAGCAGTCCGAAGAATGGCATGTACAAACTTAACCTCATCGCTTCGCATCCATTGATAGTGGAGTTGATACAAGCACTTGTTCTTATGTCAACTACGGTAACTGTGACAAGTGATCATGACGTGAAGCAAGTGCAGGCCCATCTTGTTGAGTTCATGGCAAGCGCCGGCGTCTTCTTCAAAGGGATACTTCCTGCCCAACTGGGGTTTGCCGGGGAGGGACCGGAGGAAGGCCCCGACAGAATAATTCCAGTTGGGCGCAGTACGCGTACAGACGATATCAATGCGGCAATCGATCTGTTCCTTCCGGGCAAGCTCTCAGATATGGTGTTGTCTTCTACAAAAGAGCTCGAATCCTGGCTTTCGTCTATCGTTTACCTCGGGCCGTTACGTTCCTATCCGGAGCGACATCTTGCCTTCTCCAAGGAACTCGATGCCAACTGGCAAGCCGGCGGAGGATACGCTTGGGACATTGTTCGTCGCAATTTTGAAGTTCGCAACATGGTCAACAATTGGCTTGGCCCCGACCGTCTCTCAACCCCCTACGCCCTTGTCGTGAGAGATCTCATCGCTGATACCTACCTCTCTGAAGAACTCGATGCGATGTTTGACGAGTACAATGACCGTCTGCTTGAGAGAATCGATCTCTCTCAAGTGGAAATGAAAAAGGCCACGAAAGAAGAAATTGAAGCATTCTTTCGTGAGCCTTCGCGAGGACAAGAGTTGGCAAGAAAACTTGCTCAAACATCACCCGACCAAATCAGAGACCTCGTGTTGATTGACCTGCGCACAGACACACCCGTCAGCCATCGTGACGTGGGAATAGGTATAAGCCAAGCATTGCCAGTTCTCGTTTATGCGTTTGCAAATGAGAAGAAGACTATTGCCATCGAACAGCCGGAAATTCATCTTCACCCGGCCTTGCAAGCCGAACTCGGCGATGTGTTCATTGAGTCTGCTTTGGGTGAACGGAAGAACACGTTTATCTTGGAGACGCATAGTGAGCATTTGATACTGAGGATTCTGCGAAGGATCAGGGAAAGCTCCGAGAAAAAAGTTCCCGACATAACCCCGAATGATGTTCAGGTTCTTTATGTTCAGCCCGGAGCCAATGGTTCTGCGGTGATTCCATTAGATATCACGCCGGAGGGAGACTTCGTACAGAAATGGCCCGGCGGTTTCTTCGCAGAGCGGGCGGAGGAGCTGTTCTAG
- a CDS encoding restriction endonuclease subunit S produces MSDWQTLPLGKISILGPQYGANAKAIDWSGLRPRYIRITDIDESGNLRPDDAVEADIDDESEFILEEGDLLFARSGNTVGKSYRYSSKDGRSIFAGYMIRFRVNPALADSRYVFYFTQSSTYSNWVLSKKRVAGQPNINGTEYSSLKIPLPSPPEQRRIVEILDQADALRKLRREADQLAERILPALFYKMFGDPVRNEKGLTKKKLGDLIRVKSGEGVAVKSLHPTEGYPVYGGNGINGYHTEFMFENPVVVIGRVGVYCGAVYYSKPKCWVTDNALYVAEKSEELLDRYLTEALRMANLNQYAGRAGQPLISGSRIYPIEILVPSIDKQKEFGEQVEMLEEQAYTRTEAKDNLEKLFSVLLHRAFTGELTKGWRETRNF; encoded by the coding sequence ATGAGCGACTGGCAGACTCTTCCGCTTGGAAAAATATCAATTCTAGGCCCCCAATATGGAGCAAACGCGAAAGCGATTGATTGGTCGGGTTTGCGGCCGAGATACATACGTATCACTGACATTGACGAAAGTGGGAACCTTCGGCCTGACGATGCAGTAGAGGCGGATATAGATGATGAGAGCGAATTCATATTGGAAGAAGGAGATTTGTTGTTTGCCAGAAGCGGCAACACCGTAGGAAAGTCGTATCGCTATTCATCAAAGGACGGGAGAAGTATCTTTGCGGGGTACATGATCAGGTTCCGAGTGAATCCGGCACTTGCAGACTCTCGCTACGTCTTCTACTTCACTCAGTCGTCAACGTATAGTAATTGGGTTCTGAGTAAGAAGCGAGTTGCTGGGCAGCCGAATATAAACGGGACTGAGTATTCATCGTTGAAAATTCCCCTCCCCTCGCCCCCCGAGCAGCGGCGGATAGTGGAGATACTCGACCAGGCGGATGCGCTGCGCAAACTCCGCCGCGAAGCAGACCAACTCGCCGAGCGGATTCTCCCGGCGCTGTTCTACAAGATGTTTGGGGACCCGGTGAGGAATGAGAAGGGGTTGACTAAGAAGAAACTGGGTGATCTCATCAGAGTCAAAAGTGGAGAAGGCGTCGCAGTCAAAAGTCTTCATCCAACAGAAGGCTACCCCGTATACGGCGGGAATGGTATCAACGGCTATCATACAGAGTTTATGTTCGAAAATCCTGTCGTCGTTATCGGTCGAGTTGGTGTTTATTGCGGCGCGGTGTATTACTCAAAGCCCAAATGCTGGGTTACAGATAATGCACTCTATGTTGCCGAGAAAAGCGAAGAGCTACTCGACAGATACTTGACTGAAGCGCTGAGAATGGCCAACCTGAACCAGTACGCCGGTCGTGCGGGCCAGCCACTGATTTCGGGCAGCCGCATCTACCCGATTGAAATTCTTGTCCCGTCGATTGACAAACAAAAGGAGTTTGGGGAACAAGTGGAGATGCTTGAAGAGCAAGCGTACACGAGGACGGAAGCGAAAGACAATCTGGAAAAGTTGTTTTCGGTGCTGCTTCACCGCGCCTTCACGGGGGAGTTGACGAAGGGGTGGAGGGAAACACGAAATTTCTAA
- a CDS encoding SAM-dependent DNA methyltransferase: MNTEIRRKLDRITDVLWAGGVTNPVTYIEQISYLIYLKLLDEEENSRELQGRLAGGNGRRLFPDQAERYRWSKWRFNSGEKLVKFVRDEVFNYMANSLLKDEPHIAEYFRDAVLEIVDPNVLKQVIDEIDGINFRKLGPDEKGDIFEYLLTHLGQSALNGQFRTPRQIRAMMVELVEPDFGDTVYDPACGTAGFLIDTLDYVLAKYSEKPVEVPIYGEEWMVDKYREKMGLKKNCPPNGRAGNGDDIELPPGFIEKLKQQIPKLQTYRKGNGDKVPNWELLEASLYGNDVSRQMMRIATMNMVLHGVPRANIKRANALSDLGGLSDEDLRRRYKVILSNPPFAGVLPKESIRKDLPTNSKKSELLFLGVMMEALAPGGRCAVVVPEGLLFGSTSAHVELRRKLIEEYNLLAIVSLPAGVFKPYAGVKTGVLVFRRPTTPSLPLLTKEGDGGRSNDQRKIWFYEIKNDGFDPDKISGGGRVETPELNDIPDLLRQWKTYKSSDFTAPPGVEAGTLLEAGTEEPKCWWATVERIAAEDYNLAAGRYKPQVAEKAPTDDPTQLICETIGVEQRITEALRKLLKDVE; encoded by the coding sequence ATGAACACCGAAATCCGTCGTAAACTTGATCGCATTACCGATGTCCTGTGGGCCGGAGGAGTTACCAACCCGGTCACGTACATCGAACAGATATCCTATCTCATCTACTTGAAACTGTTGGATGAGGAAGAGAACTCCCGTGAACTGCAGGGCAGGTTAGCCGGCGGCAACGGCAGGCGTCTCTTTCCGGACCAGGCCGAGCGATACCGCTGGAGCAAGTGGCGCTTCAACAGCGGCGAGAAGCTCGTGAAGTTCGTCCGCGATGAGGTGTTCAACTATATGGCGAACAGCCTTCTCAAAGACGAGCCGCACATTGCCGAGTACTTCCGTGACGCCGTTCTTGAAATCGTTGACCCGAACGTGCTGAAGCAGGTGATTGATGAAATTGACGGCATCAACTTCCGCAAGTTGGGGCCTGATGAGAAGGGAGACATCTTCGAGTACCTGCTGACGCATCTCGGGCAGTCGGCACTCAACGGACAGTTCCGCACACCGCGCCAGATACGGGCTATGATGGTGGAATTAGTGGAGCCCGATTTCGGCGATACAGTCTATGATCCGGCATGCGGCACAGCGGGCTTCCTGATTGACACGCTCGATTACGTTCTTGCCAAGTACTCCGAGAAGCCGGTTGAAGTCCCTATTTACGGCGAAGAGTGGATGGTGGACAAGTATCGCGAGAAGATGGGATTGAAGAAGAACTGCCCGCCTAACGGACGGGCAGGAAACGGAGATGACATTGAATTGCCCCCCGGTTTCATCGAAAAGCTTAAGCAACAGATACCCAAGCTCCAGACTTACCGCAAGGGTAACGGCGACAAAGTCCCCAACTGGGAATTGCTCGAGGCCTCACTCTACGGCAACGATGTCAGCCGCCAGATGATGCGCATTGCGACGATGAACATGGTGTTGCACGGCGTGCCGAGGGCAAACATCAAGCGGGCGAATGCACTCTCCGACCTTGGCGGACTTTCCGACGAAGACCTGCGGCGCAGGTACAAAGTGATTCTCTCCAACCCGCCGTTTGCCGGTGTGCTGCCGAAGGAATCCATCCGCAAGGACCTTCCCACCAACTCGAAGAAAAGCGAGCTGCTGTTCTTGGGCGTGATGATGGAAGCCCTTGCCCCCGGCGGCCGCTGTGCCGTTGTGGTACCCGAAGGACTCCTCTTCGGCTCGACAAGCGCGCACGTTGAATTGCGCCGGAAGCTCATTGAAGAATACAACCTCCTCGCCATCGTCTCTCTTCCGGCGGGAGTCTTCAAGCCGTATGCGGGGGTGAAGACGGGGGTGCTGGTGTTTAGGAGGCCGACCACCCCCTCACTCCCCCTCCTTACGAAGGAGGGGGATGGGGGGAGGTCGAACGACCAACGCAAAATCTGGTTCTACGAAATCAAAAACGACGGCTTCGACCCCGACAAGATCAGCGGAGGCGGACGCGTGGAAACACCGGAGTTGAACGACATTCCCGACCTGCTCAGGCAATGGAAGACATACAAATCCTCCGACTTCACCGCGCCACCCGGAGTTGAAGCAGGCACACTGCTCGAGGCCGGAACCGAAGAACCCAAATGCTGGTGGGCAACGGTTGAGCGGATTGCCGCCGAGGATTACAACCTTGCGGCGGGACGGTACAAGCCTCAGGTGGCGGAGAAGGCGCCGACTGATGATCCAACTCAACTGATTTGTGAAACAATAGGAGTTGAACAGCGAATAACGGAAGCCTTGCGGAAGTTACTAAAGGATGTGGAGTAA
- a CDS encoding endonuclease domain-containing protein, with amino-acid sequence MTLFYNRSSEKTKRRFLRNNMTATERILWQQLKGRQLGGFKFRRQFSVGAFVLDFYCPELKLAIEVDGESHDGPEAQESDRDRQKYIEQFHIWFLRFRNEEVEGNVDAVVDKIHRAIERHSALQDADHPLAPSLHKEGVGGGRRTMNQHNT; translated from the coding sequence GTGACCCTGTTCTACAACAGATCCTCCGAGAAGACCAAACGGCGATTCCTGCGCAACAACATGACCGCCACCGAACGGATTCTCTGGCAACAATTGAAAGGACGGCAACTCGGAGGGTTCAAGTTCCGGCGTCAATTCAGCGTTGGTGCCTTTGTTCTGGACTTCTATTGTCCTGAACTGAAGCTCGCAATCGAAGTTGACGGTGAGAGCCACGACGGCCCGGAGGCTCAAGAGTCTGACCGTGACCGGCAGAAGTACATTGAGCAGTTTCATATTTGGTTTTTAAGATTTCGCAACGAGGAAGTTGAAGGGAATGTAGATGCAGTCGTAGACAAGATACATCGTGCCATTGAGAGGCATTCTGCTTTGCAAGATGCCGACCACCCCCTTGCCCCCTCCTTACATAAGGAGGGGGTTGGGGGAGGTCGCAGAACCATGAACCAACACAACACATGA